Below is a window of Candidatus Zixiibacteriota bacterium DNA.
GCTTTGATTCTCCCCGCAGGGACTTCCCAGACTTCCTTGATTCCGGTCAAATACATTTGCGGCAGACATTCACTGGTCAGTTCGGGTAAACTTTCAAGGGCTTGGCGCGTGAGAGAACCTCGCACACCTTCACACAGAATTGTGACCTTAGCCTTAACAATCGATCCCGGCTCGAAATTGGATCTGGGGTTGCTTTCCTTGTCAAGACCCATATCAACTGTCCGAACACCGGTAACAACGCCTTCATCAAGCACTAGGTCGTAGCCTGCCAAACCCGCGAAGACATCGATTCCCAATCCCTCAACCTGCTCACCGAGCCAGGCAGAAAGGCGATTGAGAGATACAATATAGTTACCGTGATTACCCATCGATTTAGGCAGGTAAGGAAACTTGGTGGCAGCTCCGTCACGTAGCCAATACATGGCATCAGCTGTAACCTCAGCCTCCAAAGGAGCTCCCAGCTCTTTGTAATCAGGGATCAGCTCAGCCAGACCACGCGGATTCATTACCGCCCCTGATAAACAATGCGCCCCTACATGTGAGCCCTTGTCCATCAGGAGTATTTCCGGCAACTCAACCGAGTCGTCGGCCGCAACCAGCTTGGCGAGTTTGTAGGCGAAGGCCAGTCCGGCCGGACCAGCCCCAACTACCGCTATATCTGTTTCGAGGATTTCACGTTCTATCTCCATACATCTGTCCTTTCATGTTTCAGTCGCATAAAGTATAGACAGATCAGGAAAAGATAGAAAGGTTTAGTTGGAGACTGCCGACCTCTTTCTACTACTGTGACGGCGCGCCGTTTGCCGATTACCAATGTCCTTAGGCAGTTCTTCAGCCTGACCATTGGCATCAATCTGAAGCATGTTGGCGATCTTGTCCTGGTCGCAACCGACCGTAATCAACCGCGTTGATTGCAGAATTGGATAGCGCAACAGGGAGTGATCATCCAGAATTAACTGGATCATCTCTTCACGCGACAGTTTTGCCTCATCCAGTTTGTGCTTGGTATAAGATTCAGACATCTTGTTTAAGAAATGACTGATATTTAAGAAGCCAATCAAGTTCATTAATTCCTGATGGTGAAAGGGGTCCTCTTTGGTGTCGCGCACCTCAAGCAGAATCCCTGCCCCTTCAATGAATTTCTGAACCTCCTGGCAACGAACATCGTCATTACCATACACAAACATTTTTGCCCTTCTGGGGACCATATTTCCTCCTCCTGGAGTTCGTTGTTTCGGCACCCTTGTTCTTCGGATGACAGCGGCCAATGTTGTCTAATCTGCCGTTGTGCGTGAGCGAAAAAGCTTCCCGCTATCCCCGATTAAAACAGTGCTTACATATGATGATGCAAGAGCACCGGCTAAGAGAATAGATTAATCCTAATAAATCAGACCTTTGTCAACAACTATCTTGATAAAAGAGCCTATCCTCTACCTTATTTATACAGGCTGTCTCGTCAATTTAGCAACTACCAATAATCCTCATGCTCAATTTGATTCCATCTGGCACTCTGTACGAATCGAATTGAAAGAGATTTGGTGAATTGTTCAATATCACGTTCAGAATGATCGAACCAGATACTATCTCTGTATCGTCAGAAGACCGCTCGGCCTTCACGATCACTACTACTATATTAAACGAAACAACGACTCTTATGTTCCAATAATGTAGTGCAATCGTTGCGTGTGTGAGCACTCTATCGCCTTGTTGAAGGGGTTATTTTCCGTCACAACCAGTTCATAAGTCGGGTTTCGGACGGATAACCGTAGCCTTCCCTCCGGATATGTCTATCAGGCGCGTAATCACTTCCTCTACCAGAAACTCAGGGGTTGAGGCTCCTGCTGAAACCCCTACCACCTTTGCCCCATCACTACCCTCAAACCACTCGCCCCGAATATCGGTCGCAGAGCCAATCAGGTAGCCACGACCGCAGGAAACATTGGCGATTCGCGCCAGTCGGTTGGAATTAGCAGAAGTCGATGAGCCAACGATCAGGATCAAATCAACGTCGGGCGCCAGATCCATTACCGCCGTCTGACGCTGGGTAGTAGCATTGCAAATTGTATTGAAGATTTCGATCTGTGGCCACTTCTGTCTGGCCAGCTTTTCGATTTCGGCGAGCTCACCGGTATGAGCTGTAGTCTGCACAGTCAAACCGAGCTTACGATCTTTCCACTCCGGTAGATCGGCCAGTTCTTTCGTGTGCGCCACAACGGTTATCTGATCGGGCGCATGGCCAACAATCCCGTGGGTTTCGTCATGATTGGGATCACCGATGTGGATCACATGATAACCGTCAGCTATAACCTTTTCGATAATCTTGTAAATACGCTCCACTAGGGGACAAGTAGCATCAACAACAGTCAGTCCTGCTTCTTCTGCCTGGCGCTTGATATCCGGCGCTACACCATGAGCCGAAATAATCAGCGTACCGGTCGTCACATCATGGACCGAACCGACTTGCCCTACGCCCTCCTTCCGAAACTTCTCCACCACCGCTTCGTTGTGTACTATTTCGTTTAGGATAGTCACCGGTCCGTCAGCTTTGGCTGCCGTTTCTTCAGCGATCTGAATGGCCCTCTTGACCCCCATACAGAAACCGCTGTGCTTGGCGATGTGAATCCTTCTCAACACAATCTGTGTTTCCTCAGTATTATCGAAATGGTCCTGTTCTTTTCATAGACGAGCCAGAACAAAGCGACGCAGGAAAAACTCCAGCAACGTGCAGTCATCATCCAATTCAGTGTGAAACGAACTCGCCATCAAATGTCCCTCGATAACCAGCACCGGATCGCCATCGTATGAGGCTAAAGTCTTCACGTTTTTCCCCGTCCGACAAATTCTGGGGGCTCGGATAAAGGTAGCCCGAAGCGTTACCTCATCATCATTCAGTCTGGCTGTCAGCGGCACATCAAACGAATTAACCTGCCGCCCATACCCTGTTCGCACAACATCAACATCCATCAGACCAAGCGTTCTCACATTGGCCTGATTGTCCTCTATTTTCATGGCTAACATAATCATCCCAGCACAGGTTCCCCAGACCGGCCTCGAGTGGCCATAATCGGTCAAAGGTTGGCGCAGATCGAAACGATCAAACAGGATGTTCATCGTTGTCGATTCACCACCGGGAATAATCAAACCATCAATCTCGTTCAGTTGGGTGGCGGTTCGTACTTCTGTCATACCCGCCCCGAGAAGCGATAGCTGGTGAATGTGTCGCTCAAAGTCTCCCTGAAGCGCCAGCACTCCGATATTCAATTTTATGTAATCGGTCATATCATTATCTCAGTTGCACTGTCCATCATCCGCAGGACAATAAACAACGAAACCGGCATGGTTTCAAGGAAGGATAGATGTTTCCCAAAAAGACTTTGCTTAGAGAAGACTCGCCAGAGACAATTGGCGGTCAGGGTCCGGAAGCTCAGGCATCTCGCTGTAGAGACGTCCCCGAAGGAGTCGACCGGTTTTCCGTCGGTTGAATCCGCCCCATTGCTTGAAGAAAAAGGCACTGCCCTGCGCCCGGCATTGCTTCTGGATATCGAGCACCCATTTTTCTTCCATAGGTCGCGCCCCCGGACCGGACTCGCCACCGACTACAACCCAGTCAATCCCATCGAGGTCCAAGGTCTCCACCGGACCGAGAAGCGGCTCCATCGACAGCCACCTGACTGCCGCATCAACTTGTCTCAAGTCATCAATGCGATCCCGAAAACGAGCATTCTCAACCGTTACACCAGCCCACACATTCGATGGCCAGGGGAGCTTGGGTGCAAATTTGGCGAGTCGTTTGGATCGTTTGGTGAGCAACTGGAAAATATGCTGATCAGCTTGTTGCATCGTCTCAAAGATGGACCTAATGAATTTCAACGGCACCTTCTCGTGAAACAGGTCGGACATTGAGGCCGTGAACACCAGATGCGGCTTGCGCCATCTGAGCGGTTCCTTGATCTGGTCGGGGTGCAACGTGACTTCGAAACTATTGCGATACTTGGCTACGCCCATGCCGTGCAGGCGCTTAGCCATCCGCTCGGCATAGCAGTGGCGACACCCTTCCGAGACGGCGCTACACCCGGTGACGGGATTCCAGGTAGAGTGCGCATATGCAATTTTTGTCTTCACTGTCATAGCAATAATATCGCTTCAGTAGTGCAAGAGCTAGCTGTTCCTACCAGAGAACAGGCGATGCCTGTCGAAACTGAGAACAGTTTCAACCTACTCGGCTACCTCTTCCTATTATCCAGCCTATCTCACATACCTAATGATAACTGTATAACACAAGGAATCCAAATCACAACCCTTCGTCTCTACTCACAAAAAAACAGGCCGCCACTTGACGACCTGTCGGGATTCGAATCATAAGAAAGGCCACAATGTGGCCCTACCGTGTCTGGAGCAACTCCTCCTCGGGAATGTCTTCCGCCTGGATGCCCTTCATGGCGTCGCCGAGTCCGCGTGAGGCATCAGCTATCTTCGATGCATCCTGGTAATGAGTCGTGGCCGACACGATAGCCTTGCCGCGTTTCTCGGGATTGTCGGATTTGAAAATACCCGAACCGACAAACACCGCCTCGGCTCCCAGCTGCATACAGAGCGCCGCATCGGCTGGAGTAGCAATTCCACCAGCTGCGAAATTCGGTACTGGCAACTTGCCGGTTTTGGCTACCAGATGTACCAGATCAATCGAGACCTGATATTCTTTGGCCACGGCATAAAGCTCTTCTTCCGACATGACCGTCAATGACTTCATAATCGAGTAGATTTCCCTGAGATGCTTGACGGCATGTGAAACGTCACCTGTGCCAGCTTCTCCCTTAGTGCGGATCATGGCCGCTCCTTCGGAGATACGCCGTAGCGCCTCGCCCAGATTGCGGCAGCCACAAACAAACGGCACCTTAAACGGCCATTTGTTGACGTGGTGTTTGTAGTCAGCCGGGGTGAGGACTTCGGATTCGTCGATGAAATCAACTTCCAATGATTCCAAAACGCGAGCTTCGGTAAAATGTCCAATCCGACATTTGGCCATCACGGGAATAGTAACCACGTGCTTGATGGCGTCGATCACATCCAGATCAGCCATCCGGGCCACTCCTCCATCAGCCCTGATATCAGAGGGGACTCGTTCGAGAGCCATGACAGCTACCGCGCCGGAGTTTTCGGCGATCTTGGCCTGCTCGGCGGTCGTAACATCCATGATGACACCACCCTTGAGCATCTCAGCCAGCCCGATTTTAACTTTATGCTGTTTATCCTCGAATCTCTCCATAACTACCTCTCCTTGACACAACTCATGGCGACAGACCGGTTAAACTCCGTAAATCCGTCACATAACACGCCGCCGCGACAACAAACAGATATTGCCGCACCTACCTTACCAGATTAGTAATATAGTGGATAGATAGACCCTAAGACAAGCCCAATGGTAGGGATCCCTGCAAATGATAATCGTCCAGCCGCATCCCCCGCCGGCACGGGGGCGTTCAAACAAATCTACTTTTTGCTGCGATTGCGATACTTAGCGAAATGCTGTTTGCCAAGAGCTTTTTTGAAAGTAACTTCCTGAGCCTCCCAGAAGCTGCGGAATTCACAGATATTGTAACGCTCGCAACTACAATTTTCCTCAGTACAAAGATTCAGATGGATGGGGCCATCAATAGCTTCGATAACATCAAGGAAGGTGATTTCTCGGGGAGTCCTCGCCAGACGATAGCCACCCCGTACACCCTGAAAGGAAACCAGTATCTCGGCCCTT
It encodes the following:
- the ispH gene encoding 4-hydroxy-3-methylbut-2-enyl diphosphate reductase codes for the protein MLRRIHIAKHSGFCMGVKRAIQIAEETAAKADGPVTILNEIVHNEAVVEKFRKEGVGQVGSVHDVTTGTLIISAHGVAPDIKRQAEEAGLTVVDATCPLVERIYKIIEKVIADGYHVIHIGDPNHDETHGIVGHAPDQITVVAHTKELADLPEWKDRKLGLTVQTTAHTGELAEIEKLARQKWPQIEIFNTICNATTQRQTAVMDLAPDVDLILIVGSSTSANSNRLARIANVSCGRGYLIGSATDIRGEWFEGSDGAKVVGVSAGASTPEFLVEEVITRLIDISGGKATVIRPKPDL
- the pdxT gene encoding pyridoxal 5'-phosphate synthase glutaminase subunit PdxT codes for the protein MNIGVLALQGDFERHIHQLSLLGAGMTEVRTATQLNEIDGLIIPGGESTTMNILFDRFDLRQPLTDYGHSRPVWGTCAGMIMLAMKIEDNQANVRTLGLMDVDVVRTGYGRQVNSFDVPLTARLNDDEVTLRATFIRAPRICRTGKNVKTLASYDGDPVLVIEGHLMASSFHTELDDDCTLLEFFLRRFVLARL
- a CDS encoding phage Gp37/Gp68 family protein, translated to MTVKTKIAYAHSTWNPVTGCSAVSEGCRHCYAERMAKRLHGMGVAKYRNSFEVTLHPDQIKEPLRWRKPHLVFTASMSDLFHEKVPLKFIRSIFETMQQADQHIFQLLTKRSKRLAKFAPKLPWPSNVWAGVTVENARFRDRIDDLRQVDAAVRWLSMEPLLGPVETLDLDGIDWVVVGGESGPGARPMEEKWVLDIQKQCRAQGSAFFFKQWGGFNRRKTGRLLRGRLYSEMPELPDPDRQLSLASLL
- the pdxS gene encoding pyridoxal 5'-phosphate synthase lyase subunit PdxS, coding for MERFEDKQHKVKIGLAEMLKGGVIMDVTTAEQAKIAENSGAVAVMALERVPSDIRADGGVARMADLDVIDAIKHVVTIPVMAKCRIGHFTEARVLESLEVDFIDESEVLTPADYKHHVNKWPFKVPFVCGCRNLGEALRRISEGAAMIRTKGEAGTGDVSHAVKHLREIYSIMKSLTVMSEEELYAVAKEYQVSIDLVHLVAKTGKLPVPNFAAGGIATPADAALCMQLGAEAVFVGSGIFKSDNPEKRGKAIVSATTHYQDASKIADASRGLGDAMKGIQAEDIPEEELLQTR
- a CDS encoding Rrf2 family transcriptional regulator — translated: MKLSRKSDYALRAVWHLAKLPTGSLASINAIAEGEVVPREFLAKILKDLTRAEILVSFQGVRGGYRLARTPREITFLDVIEAIDGPIHLNLCTEENCSCERYNICEFRSFWEAQEVTFKKALGKQHFAKYRNRSKK